The genomic DNA AATATTAAGTGAACAATTAGGGTTTCAATCGGAGTTAAAGGATAACGAAAAAAAGTTATTATTACATTCATATTTAAAAAATAAAAAAGTCATCTTAAAAGTAAATAATCATTACACCCAATTTAATTCAATGCTAAAGTCATGTTTATCGTATACGGGATTGCAAGTGGTTGATTTTCAAGCAGGTTCAAAAACTTTAAATCATGAAGATTTAATCATTGATTTTCAATGCACAAATCGTTTGAAAAGGAGTACAGATTTACAACTAACAATTACTCATAATAATTTGCTTACAAATAAAGAAGTGAATCATTATTTTTTTTACATGAATTTCAAGATTTCGATATCCGAGTTGAAATAGAGCAAAAATAATGATGAACCGATCCCGTACTTACATGTTTGTTATACAGAAACTGAAAATGAAGAAAATATTGCGCTTCGGTTAGCCAATGGAGTGATTCGCTATTTATTAAAGGGAAATGAAACAGCAATCATTTCGTGCATGTCTCTTGATCTTCTTAATAATTTGCTATCAGCTCCGCCGCAAAAAAGAAAAAGGAAGCTAGAAAAAAGTGCTGAAAATACTGCGAGCCGAAAATTAGAACAAGCAAAAATGTTACAAGCCGAAGTCATTTTTGATTATACGGTCATGCCAAACTCAAATTTTGATCATTTTATAATCATTGGAAATTTATTAATTAAAAACATAGGAAATACCGCCTTAAAGAATCCATTCATCTGTTTACGGATAAATCCAAGTGATAAAGTTGAGTTAGGCGGTCAAATATTGCCTCCAGAAATGACTGAAATATTAGCAGTGCAAGGAACCGGAGGTGCTCAAGGATGGCAATATGTTGGGGAAGATTGGTTAACAAAGGCATTTGAAACAGGCGAATATTGGATTCGCCCTATTAATGATGTGCGCATAATGCCAAAGGAAACAGAAGCTTTGCGCCAATTTCAGCTTTCGATTGATAAATTACAAGAAAAAGGTACGATTACTGTTGAAGGTTTTGTTTATTTCCAAGAGCAAAACTTGCGTTTTCCTGCAAGCAATCGCATCGTTTTTTCGTTTTAAGCATGAGCAAGCAAAAGGTTTTAACTTTATTATTTATTAGAAGAAGTCCCCTAAGATCTTGTGTAGACAAAATTGATATTGTTGAATCGATTTTCCACTTGTTGAAAAGGTCTGATAGTTAAGAGGGTAGTGAAGAGAACATATAGTTCATGAGCTTACAACGAATAAAGGGGGTTTCAGTAACAGTCTTAGACCCCCAAGGTCTTGGGGGTTCTAACAGCTTTTAAAAGACAGCCACGCCATTTTCTAATCAAATGTTGTAATTTTTTCTGGAACGAAAGGCATGGTAGAGGGAACATCTACGATTGTTAATTCAGGATATCTTAATGCCGATAATTTTCCTCCAAAAACAGCACCTGTATCGATATTAAAAGTATTGTTTATTTTTCGCACTTCTTTAACAGGTGTATGCCCATAAACAATGAGGGCACTCCCGTGATAATGTTTCGCCCAATCACGGCGAACGGGTGATCCATCTGGATGTTTTTCCCCAGTAATATCTCCGTAAAGAACAAATGTTTTTACCTTTCGATTTACTTTTCCAATGTCAGCTTGGCGAATACCAGCATGAGCGATAATAAGTCCGTCATGATCTAAAATATTGTATAAAGGTGCTTTTTCGTAAAGTTCAATAAACTTCTGTCTAATCACTTTTCGTGACTGCTCATTAAGTACTTGATTCTCAGCTACAGTTGTTTCTAATCCGTGGGCAATTTGCACATTCCTTCCTAAGAAGAATCGATATAATTTGTTACAATGGTTACCAGGGACATAGTACGCCTGTTTCAGCTTAATAACGAGAAGGTAGACAATTTCAATTACTTTTAAAGATTCTCGTCCCCGATCAGTTAAATCACCAATAAAGGCAAGCTGCCGATTTTCATTATGCATTGGAAAGCCTTTATCCCATTGATAGCCGAGCTTTTTTGTCAGGTGAACAAATTCATAATAGCAGCCATGTATATCACCAATAATATCTAGTTTCATTATTTTAATGCCTCCCTAAAATGCTCCGATAAACAATATTGTTGTTATTTTAGAGACTTATTCATGTAAGTCTGTTGTACACGCCTTCTTAGACGGGATGAAACGAGAGAGAAGCTCCCTTCTTCTTCAATTCATATTGCAGGGGAAATGAGTCAATAAATTAATAAAGTAACATAACATAGCCTTAGGCTAAAAAGTATTATACGAACGATAAATGACTATTGCTATAAGTTAACTGATAATGTTGACAAATGAATGTATTTTAATCATGTAATTGTTTACAAATGAGTCAGCTTGTAACGACAAACTGGCGCTGTTTTGATACGATAATTATATGGATTCATTTACGATGAGAGGAGGTAAATCTTTTATGACTGGCTTCGCTAATGAACAAGAAACCGATGTAAAGACAGGCCTTTTAGTTCAAACATTAAAAGAAGAAAACATTGATTTGTTTCGGGATGAATTTTTGCAAATGCATCCATATGATCAAGCAAATTTTTATGAAGAAATGGATGAAAAAATGCGCACCAAAATGTATCACTATCTTTCCCCGAAGGAAATGGCGGCTGTATTTGAAAATATTGAAATTGAAGAGGAAAACTATCAAAAAATATTATCAGAAATGCTCCCTCACTATGCTGCTGACATGCTTGCTAACATGTACACTGATGATGCGGTCGATGTGTTAAATGAACTTGATAAAGATCAAGTTGTCAGTTATTTAACAATCATGGATAAAGAAGCGGCAGATGAAATTAAAGGTTTACTTCATTACGAGGAGTCGACAGCGGGAAGTATTATGACGACGGAGTTTATTGCTATTTTAGCAAACCAGACAGTCCGTTCCGCTATGGTTATTTTAAAAAATGAAGCAGCGCGGGCAGAAACGATTTATTATGTGTATGTTATGAATGATCATAAACAGCTTGTCGGGGTTATATCACTACGTGATTTAATTATTAATGATGATGAAATGATGATATACAAAATGATGAATGAGCGTGTTTTATCTGTATCTGTCAGTGAAGATCAAGAAGAAGTGGCAAGAAAAATGCGGGATTATAACTTTCTCGCTTTACCGGTTGTCGATTTTCAAAATCATTTGCTAGGGATCATTACGGTTGATGATATTATCGATGTTATGGAGGAAGAAGCATCTGATGACTATTCAAAACTTGCAGCAGTTTCAGATATGGATACGTTTGATAAAAATCCGTTTTCGGCAGCAAAAAAGCGTCTTCCATGGTTAATTATTTTACTATTCCTTGGAATGTTAACTGCGAACTTAATCGGTCGATTTGAAGAAACATTAAATCAAGTAGCCATACTAGCTGTATTTATCCCACTAATAGCTGGGATGGCAGGAAACACGGGTACTCAAGCTCTAGCTGTTGCTGTAAGAGGAATTGCCACTGGAGATTTACAAAAGGAAAGTAAAAGACAGCTTATATTGCGAGAAGCAGGAACAGGGCTCATAACAGGGACTACTTGTGGAATATTAGTGACAATTATCATTTATGTTTGGCTCGGAGATATTTTTCTCGGTCTTTTAGTTGGTTTTTCAATCTTGGCTGCATTGTTCGTCGCTACTCTAGCTGGTGCTTTTGTTCCCCTGTTAATGCATAAGCTTAACATTGACCCTGCAGTTGCTTCTGGTCCTTTTATTACTACTGTGAATGATCTTATTAGTATTTTTATTTATTTTCAAATGGCTACACTATTTATTCAACATTTAACAAGTTAATTTTCAGATTGTAGACAAAAGGTGTTTTGCAGAAAATAATGCGGTCGCCTATTGTCTGCAATTTGGGCTTCCTTTTAAGTCTCTATTTCATTAAAAATGAATCTTACAAAATTGTAAGCTACCTGTAAGTGAAAACGATTTATGAATATGGCTCATTTATTTAAAATAAAGATAAGAAAATAATGAAAAGCAGGTGAATCAGATGAGCCATAAGTTTATAAATGTTGTCTTTGGATTATTCTTTTTCATCATTGTTTCTATAGGAGTGTATTTTGCAATTGTGAATTAAAGGTAGAAAGGAATTTTATCACATGCCTTTTATAAAGATAGATCATGTTAAAAAAGTGTATCAAGGAACAGTCAACTGTGAAGCCTTAAAGGAAGTATCATTTAATATGGATAAGGGTGAGTTTATCAGTATTATGGAACCGTCTGGAAGTGGAAAAACAACATTATTAAATTTAGTTTCTACAATTGATACTCCAACGAGGGGTACCATT from Bacillus aquiflavi includes the following:
- the prpE gene encoding bis(5'-nucleosyl)-tetraphosphatase PrpE codes for the protein MKLDIIGDIHGCYYEFVHLTKKLGYQWDKGFPMHNENRQLAFIGDLTDRGRESLKVIEIVYLLVIKLKQAYYVPGNHCNKLYRFFLGRNVQIAHGLETTVAENQVLNEQSRKVIRQKFIELYEKAPLYNILDHDGLIIAHAGIRQADIGKVNRKVKTFVLYGDITGEKHPDGSPVRRDWAKHYHGSALIVYGHTPVKEVRKINNTFNIDTGAVFGGKLSALRYPELTIVDVPSTMPFVPEKITTFD
- the mgtE gene encoding magnesium transporter, with amino-acid sequence MTGFANEQETDVKTGLLVQTLKEENIDLFRDEFLQMHPYDQANFYEEMDEKMRTKMYHYLSPKEMAAVFENIEIEEENYQKILSEMLPHYAADMLANMYTDDAVDVLNELDKDQVVSYLTIMDKEAADEIKGLLHYEESTAGSIMTTEFIAILANQTVRSAMVILKNEAARAETIYYVYVMNDHKQLVGVISLRDLIINDDEMMIYKMMNERVLSVSVSEDQEEVARKMRDYNFLALPVVDFQNHLLGIITVDDIIDVMEEEASDDYSKLAAVSDMDTFDKNPFSAAKKRLPWLIILLFLGMLTANLIGRFEETLNQVAILAVFIPLIAGMAGNTGTQALAVAVRGIATGDLQKESKRQLILREAGTGLITGTTCGILVTIIIYVWLGDIFLGLLVGFSILAALFVATLAGAFVPLLMHKLNIDPAVASGPFITTVNDLISIFIYFQMATLFIQHLTS